In Oncorhynchus tshawytscha isolate Ot180627B linkage group LG06, Otsh_v2.0, whole genome shotgun sequence, the following are encoded in one genomic region:
- the ctcf gene encoding transcriptional repressor CTCF isoform X2, producing MKYSFLVQVLPMDGGPTDVVVEAKDSITYEGEEVVADLLQQAAEGVMDQQPVGEGGLDPQELVDGVNVEMMVMDSLDPALLQMKTEVMDAPVITAHEATVTTVDETQIITLQVVNLEEQQLGGLGELQLVQVPVSAVPVTQATVEELQGTFVDATAMPKDGNPMICHTLPLPEGFQVVKVGANGEVETVEQDELQHQEEQQVQPEEEEEELHCETQPDDPQWTTDPDYQPPAKKTAKKAKKSKLRYNTEGDKDNMDVSVYDFEEEQQEGMLSEVNAEKVVGNMKPPKPTKIKKKGVKKTFQCELCSYTCPRRSNLDRHMKSHTDERPHKCHLCGRAFRTVTLLRNHLNTHTGTRPHKCQDCDMAFVTSGELVRHRRYKHTHEKPFKCSMCDYASVEVSKLKRHIRSHTGERPFQCSLCSYASRDTYKLKRHMRTHSGEKPYECYICHARFTQSGTMKMHILQKHTENVAKFHCPHCDTVIARKSDLGVHLRKQHSFIEQGRKCRYCDAVFHERYALIQHQKSHKNEKRFKCDQCDYCCRQERHMLMHRRTHTGEKPYACSQCEKTFRQKQLLDMHFRRYHDPNFVPTAFVCTKCGKTFTRRNTMARHAENCNGDPTEGENGTPPKRGRGGRKRKMRSRKDDDDDDDSEDNADPELDDIDEEDEDAEEALLEEEEEEEMELEQAPPTKPIPAPVEPPVKRKRGRPPKNAPKPASPAKASKAAPKGKAAAAAIIQVEDENTGVIENIIVKNEPEAEQAAIEVVVEQSEEAEAEAGVETVELPVAEAAPNGDLTPEMILSMMDR from the exons ATGAAGTATTCCTTTCTGGTGCAG GTATTACCGATGGACGGCGGACCAACCGATGTTGTGGTTGAGGCCAAGGACAGCATCACCtatgagggggaggaggtggtggcaGACCTGCTCCAGCAAGCAGCAGAGGGGGTAATGGACCAGCAGCCTGTGGGAGAGGGGGGCCTGGATCCCCAGGAGCTGGTGgatggagtcaatgtggagatgaTGGTAATGGATTCCCTGGACCCTGCCCTGCTGCAGATGAAGACTGAGGTGATGGACGCCCCTGTGATCACAGCCCACGAGGCCACGGTCACCACAGTGGATGAGACCCAGATCATCACTCTGCAGGTTGTCAATTTGGAGGAGCAGCAGCTTGGAGGCCTTGGGGAGCTACAGCTGGTCCAGGTGCCTGTCTCTGCTGTGCCTGTAACGCAGGCCACTGTAGAGGAGCTACAGGGCACCTTCGTGGACGCCACGGCCATGCCCAAAGATGGAAACCCTATGATCTGCCACACCCTGCCCCTGCCAGAGGGCTTCCAG GTGGTGAAGGTGGGTGCGAATGGTGAGGTGGAGACGGTGGAGCAGGATGAGCTCCAGCACCAGGAGGAGCAGCAGGTCCagcctgaggaggaggaggaggagctgcatTGCGAGACCCAGCCTGATGACCCACAGTGGACCACAGACCCAGACTACCAACCCCCGGCGAAGAAGACTGCCAAGAAAGCAAAGAAGAGCAAGCTGCGCTACAACACTGAGGGGGACAAAGACAACATGGATGTGTCTGTCTATGACTTtgaggaggagcagcaggaggggATGCTCTCTGAGGTCAACGCAGAGAAGGTGGTGGGCAACATGAAGCCCCCCAAACCCACAAAGATCAAGAAGAAGG GTGTGAAGAAAACATTCCAGTGTGAGCTGTGTAGCTACACCTGTCCCCGCCGCTCCAACCTGGACCGACACATGAAGAGCCACACGGACGAGAGACCACACAAGTGCCATCTGTGTGGAAGGGCCTTCAGGACTGTTACCCTGCTGAGGAaccacctcaacacacacacag GTACCAGACCACACAAGTGTCAAGATTGTGACATGGCCTTTGTGACCAGTGGAGAGCTGGTCCGACATCGTCGCTACAAGCACACTCATGAGAAACCCTTCAAGTGCTCCATGTGTGACTATGCCAGTGTAGAGGTGAGCAAGCTAAAGCGGCACATCCGTTCCCACACTGGGGAGCGTCCGTTCCAGTGCAGTCTGTGCAGCTACGCCAGCAGAGACACCTACAAGCTGAAGAGACACATGAGGACACACTCAG GAGAGAAGCCGTATGAATGCTACATCTGCCACGCCCGTTTCACCCAGAGTGGAACCATGAAGATGCACATCCTGCAGAAGCACACAGAGAACGTGGCCAAGTTCCACTGCCCCCACTGTGACACAGTCATCGCCCGCAAGAGTGACCTGG gcgTCCATCTGCGTAAGCAGCATTCATTCATTGAGCAGGGACGGAAATGCCGTTACTGTGATGCTGTGTTCCACGAGCGCTATGCTCTCATCCAGCACCAGAAGTCCCACAAGAATGAGAAACGCTTCAAGTGTGACCAGTGTGACTACTGCTGCAGACAA GAGCGTCACATGCTGATGCACAGGCGCacgcacacaggagagaagccgtaCGCCTGTAGCCAGTGTGAGAAGACCTTCCGTCAGAAGCAGCTCCTGGACATGCACTTCCGGCGCTACCATGACCCCAACTTTGTGCCTACTGCCTTTGTGTGCACCAAGTGTGGCAAGACCTTCACCCGCAGG AACACCATGGCCAGACATGCAGAGAACTGTAACGGGGATCCTACTGAAGGAGAGAACGGAACCCCACCCAAGAGAGGACGgggtgggaggaagaggaagatgcgCTCAAGGaaggacgatgatgatgatgacgatagTG AGGACAATGCTGATCCTGAGCTGGATGACATTGATGAAGAGGATGAGGATGCCGAAGAGGCACtgctggaggaagaggaggaagaggagatggagttGGAGCAGGCTCCACCCACCAAGCCTATCCCCGCCCCTGTGGAGCCTCCCGTCAAGAGGAAACGGGGTAGACCCCCCAAGAATGCGCCCAAACCTGCCTCACCTGCCAAAGCTAGCAAGGCTGCCCCTAAGGGCAAGGCTGCTGCAG CAGCCATCATCCAGGTGGAGGATGAGAATACAGGTGTCATAGAGAACATCATAGTGAAGAATGAGCCAGAGGCTGAGCAGGCTGCcatagaggtggtggtggagcagTCTGAGGAGGCGGAGGCAGAGGCAGGGGTGGAGACAGTGGAGCTGCCTGTAGCAGAGGCTGCCCCCAATGGAGATCTCACCCCTGAGATGATCCTCAGCATGATGGACCGGTGA
- the ctcf gene encoding transcriptional repressor CTCF isoform X1, whose translation MKYSFLVQVLPMDGGPTDVVVEAKDSITYEGEEVVADLLQQAAEGVMDQQPVGEGGLDPQELVDGVNVEMMVMDSLDPALLQMKTEVMDAPVITAHEATVTTVDETQIITLQVVNLEEQQLGGLGELQLVQVPVSAVPVTQATVEELQGTFVDATAMPKDGNPMICHTLPLPEGFQVVKVGANGEVETVEQDELQHQEEQQVQPEEEEEELHCETQPDDPQWTTDPDYQPPAKKTAKKAKKSKLRYNTEGDKDNMDVSVYDFEEEQQEGMLSEVNAEKVVGNMKPPKPTKIKKKGVKKTFQCELCSYTCPRRSNLDRHMKSHTDERPHKCHLCGRAFRTVTLLRNHLNTHTGTRPHKCQDCDMAFVTSGELVRHRRYKHTHEKPFKCSMCDYASVEVSKLKRHIRSHTGERPFQCSLCSYASRDTYKLKRHMRTHSGEKPYECYICHARFTQSGTMKMHILQKHTENVAKFHCPHCDTVIARKSDLGVHLRKQHSFIEQGRKCRYCDAVFHERYALIQHQKSHKNEKRFKCDQCDYCCRQERHMLMHRRTHTGEKPYACSQCEKTFRQKQLLDMHFRRYHDPNFVPTAFVCTKCGKTFTRRNTMARHAENCNGDPTEGENGTPPKRGRGGRKRKMRSRKDDDDDDDSEDNADPELDDIDEEDEDAEEALLEEEEEEEMELEQAPPTKPIPAPVEPPVKRKRGRPPKNAPKPASPAKASKAAPKGKAAAAAAIIQVEDENTGVIENIIVKNEPEAEQAAIEVVVEQSEEAEAEAGVETVELPVAEAAPNGDLTPEMILSMMDR comes from the exons ATGAAGTATTCCTTTCTGGTGCAG GTATTACCGATGGACGGCGGACCAACCGATGTTGTGGTTGAGGCCAAGGACAGCATCACCtatgagggggaggaggtggtggcaGACCTGCTCCAGCAAGCAGCAGAGGGGGTAATGGACCAGCAGCCTGTGGGAGAGGGGGGCCTGGATCCCCAGGAGCTGGTGgatggagtcaatgtggagatgaTGGTAATGGATTCCCTGGACCCTGCCCTGCTGCAGATGAAGACTGAGGTGATGGACGCCCCTGTGATCACAGCCCACGAGGCCACGGTCACCACAGTGGATGAGACCCAGATCATCACTCTGCAGGTTGTCAATTTGGAGGAGCAGCAGCTTGGAGGCCTTGGGGAGCTACAGCTGGTCCAGGTGCCTGTCTCTGCTGTGCCTGTAACGCAGGCCACTGTAGAGGAGCTACAGGGCACCTTCGTGGACGCCACGGCCATGCCCAAAGATGGAAACCCTATGATCTGCCACACCCTGCCCCTGCCAGAGGGCTTCCAG GTGGTGAAGGTGGGTGCGAATGGTGAGGTGGAGACGGTGGAGCAGGATGAGCTCCAGCACCAGGAGGAGCAGCAGGTCCagcctgaggaggaggaggaggagctgcatTGCGAGACCCAGCCTGATGACCCACAGTGGACCACAGACCCAGACTACCAACCCCCGGCGAAGAAGACTGCCAAGAAAGCAAAGAAGAGCAAGCTGCGCTACAACACTGAGGGGGACAAAGACAACATGGATGTGTCTGTCTATGACTTtgaggaggagcagcaggaggggATGCTCTCTGAGGTCAACGCAGAGAAGGTGGTGGGCAACATGAAGCCCCCCAAACCCACAAAGATCAAGAAGAAGG GTGTGAAGAAAACATTCCAGTGTGAGCTGTGTAGCTACACCTGTCCCCGCCGCTCCAACCTGGACCGACACATGAAGAGCCACACGGACGAGAGACCACACAAGTGCCATCTGTGTGGAAGGGCCTTCAGGACTGTTACCCTGCTGAGGAaccacctcaacacacacacag GTACCAGACCACACAAGTGTCAAGATTGTGACATGGCCTTTGTGACCAGTGGAGAGCTGGTCCGACATCGTCGCTACAAGCACACTCATGAGAAACCCTTCAAGTGCTCCATGTGTGACTATGCCAGTGTAGAGGTGAGCAAGCTAAAGCGGCACATCCGTTCCCACACTGGGGAGCGTCCGTTCCAGTGCAGTCTGTGCAGCTACGCCAGCAGAGACACCTACAAGCTGAAGAGACACATGAGGACACACTCAG GAGAGAAGCCGTATGAATGCTACATCTGCCACGCCCGTTTCACCCAGAGTGGAACCATGAAGATGCACATCCTGCAGAAGCACACAGAGAACGTGGCCAAGTTCCACTGCCCCCACTGTGACACAGTCATCGCCCGCAAGAGTGACCTGG gcgTCCATCTGCGTAAGCAGCATTCATTCATTGAGCAGGGACGGAAATGCCGTTACTGTGATGCTGTGTTCCACGAGCGCTATGCTCTCATCCAGCACCAGAAGTCCCACAAGAATGAGAAACGCTTCAAGTGTGACCAGTGTGACTACTGCTGCAGACAA GAGCGTCACATGCTGATGCACAGGCGCacgcacacaggagagaagccgtaCGCCTGTAGCCAGTGTGAGAAGACCTTCCGTCAGAAGCAGCTCCTGGACATGCACTTCCGGCGCTACCATGACCCCAACTTTGTGCCTACTGCCTTTGTGTGCACCAAGTGTGGCAAGACCTTCACCCGCAGG AACACCATGGCCAGACATGCAGAGAACTGTAACGGGGATCCTACTGAAGGAGAGAACGGAACCCCACCCAAGAGAGGACGgggtgggaggaagaggaagatgcgCTCAAGGaaggacgatgatgatgatgacgatagTG AGGACAATGCTGATCCTGAGCTGGATGACATTGATGAAGAGGATGAGGATGCCGAAGAGGCACtgctggaggaagaggaggaagaggagatggagttGGAGCAGGCTCCACCCACCAAGCCTATCCCCGCCCCTGTGGAGCCTCCCGTCAAGAGGAAACGGGGTAGACCCCCCAAGAATGCGCCCAAACCTGCCTCACCTGCCAAAGCTAGCAAGGCTGCCCCTAAGGGCAAGGCTGCTGCAG CAGCAGCCATCATCCAGGTGGAGGATGAGAATACAGGTGTCATAGAGAACATCATAGTGAAGAATGAGCCAGAGGCTGAGCAGGCTGCcatagaggtggtggtggagcagTCTGAGGAGGCGGAGGCAGAGGCAGGGGTGGAGACAGTGGAGCTGCCTGTAGCAGAGGCTGCCCCCAATGGAGATCTCACCCCTGAGATGATCCTCAGCATGATGGACCGGTGA
- the ctcf gene encoding transcriptional repressor CTCF isoform X3: MDGGPTDVVVEAKDSITYEGEEVVADLLQQAAEGVMDQQPVGEGGLDPQELVDGVNVEMMVMDSLDPALLQMKTEVMDAPVITAHEATVTTVDETQIITLQVVNLEEQQLGGLGELQLVQVPVSAVPVTQATVEELQGTFVDATAMPKDGNPMICHTLPLPEGFQVVKVGANGEVETVEQDELQHQEEQQVQPEEEEEELHCETQPDDPQWTTDPDYQPPAKKTAKKAKKSKLRYNTEGDKDNMDVSVYDFEEEQQEGMLSEVNAEKVVGNMKPPKPTKIKKKGVKKTFQCELCSYTCPRRSNLDRHMKSHTDERPHKCHLCGRAFRTVTLLRNHLNTHTGTRPHKCQDCDMAFVTSGELVRHRRYKHTHEKPFKCSMCDYASVEVSKLKRHIRSHTGERPFQCSLCSYASRDTYKLKRHMRTHSGEKPYECYICHARFTQSGTMKMHILQKHTENVAKFHCPHCDTVIARKSDLGVHLRKQHSFIEQGRKCRYCDAVFHERYALIQHQKSHKNEKRFKCDQCDYCCRQERHMLMHRRTHTGEKPYACSQCEKTFRQKQLLDMHFRRYHDPNFVPTAFVCTKCGKTFTRRNTMARHAENCNGDPTEGENGTPPKRGRGGRKRKMRSRKDDDDDDDSEDNADPELDDIDEEDEDAEEALLEEEEEEEMELEQAPPTKPIPAPVEPPVKRKRGRPPKNAPKPASPAKASKAAPKGKAAAAAAIIQVEDENTGVIENIIVKNEPEAEQAAIEVVVEQSEEAEAEAGVETVELPVAEAAPNGDLTPEMILSMMDR, encoded by the exons ATGGACGGCGGACCAACCGATGTTGTGGTTGAGGCCAAGGACAGCATCACCtatgagggggaggaggtggtggcaGACCTGCTCCAGCAAGCAGCAGAGGGGGTAATGGACCAGCAGCCTGTGGGAGAGGGGGGCCTGGATCCCCAGGAGCTGGTGgatggagtcaatgtggagatgaTGGTAATGGATTCCCTGGACCCTGCCCTGCTGCAGATGAAGACTGAGGTGATGGACGCCCCTGTGATCACAGCCCACGAGGCCACGGTCACCACAGTGGATGAGACCCAGATCATCACTCTGCAGGTTGTCAATTTGGAGGAGCAGCAGCTTGGAGGCCTTGGGGAGCTACAGCTGGTCCAGGTGCCTGTCTCTGCTGTGCCTGTAACGCAGGCCACTGTAGAGGAGCTACAGGGCACCTTCGTGGACGCCACGGCCATGCCCAAAGATGGAAACCCTATGATCTGCCACACCCTGCCCCTGCCAGAGGGCTTCCAG GTGGTGAAGGTGGGTGCGAATGGTGAGGTGGAGACGGTGGAGCAGGATGAGCTCCAGCACCAGGAGGAGCAGCAGGTCCagcctgaggaggaggaggaggagctgcatTGCGAGACCCAGCCTGATGACCCACAGTGGACCACAGACCCAGACTACCAACCCCCGGCGAAGAAGACTGCCAAGAAAGCAAAGAAGAGCAAGCTGCGCTACAACACTGAGGGGGACAAAGACAACATGGATGTGTCTGTCTATGACTTtgaggaggagcagcaggaggggATGCTCTCTGAGGTCAACGCAGAGAAGGTGGTGGGCAACATGAAGCCCCCCAAACCCACAAAGATCAAGAAGAAGG GTGTGAAGAAAACATTCCAGTGTGAGCTGTGTAGCTACACCTGTCCCCGCCGCTCCAACCTGGACCGACACATGAAGAGCCACACGGACGAGAGACCACACAAGTGCCATCTGTGTGGAAGGGCCTTCAGGACTGTTACCCTGCTGAGGAaccacctcaacacacacacag GTACCAGACCACACAAGTGTCAAGATTGTGACATGGCCTTTGTGACCAGTGGAGAGCTGGTCCGACATCGTCGCTACAAGCACACTCATGAGAAACCCTTCAAGTGCTCCATGTGTGACTATGCCAGTGTAGAGGTGAGCAAGCTAAAGCGGCACATCCGTTCCCACACTGGGGAGCGTCCGTTCCAGTGCAGTCTGTGCAGCTACGCCAGCAGAGACACCTACAAGCTGAAGAGACACATGAGGACACACTCAG GAGAGAAGCCGTATGAATGCTACATCTGCCACGCCCGTTTCACCCAGAGTGGAACCATGAAGATGCACATCCTGCAGAAGCACACAGAGAACGTGGCCAAGTTCCACTGCCCCCACTGTGACACAGTCATCGCCCGCAAGAGTGACCTGG gcgTCCATCTGCGTAAGCAGCATTCATTCATTGAGCAGGGACGGAAATGCCGTTACTGTGATGCTGTGTTCCACGAGCGCTATGCTCTCATCCAGCACCAGAAGTCCCACAAGAATGAGAAACGCTTCAAGTGTGACCAGTGTGACTACTGCTGCAGACAA GAGCGTCACATGCTGATGCACAGGCGCacgcacacaggagagaagccgtaCGCCTGTAGCCAGTGTGAGAAGACCTTCCGTCAGAAGCAGCTCCTGGACATGCACTTCCGGCGCTACCATGACCCCAACTTTGTGCCTACTGCCTTTGTGTGCACCAAGTGTGGCAAGACCTTCACCCGCAGG AACACCATGGCCAGACATGCAGAGAACTGTAACGGGGATCCTACTGAAGGAGAGAACGGAACCCCACCCAAGAGAGGACGgggtgggaggaagaggaagatgcgCTCAAGGaaggacgatgatgatgatgacgatagTG AGGACAATGCTGATCCTGAGCTGGATGACATTGATGAAGAGGATGAGGATGCCGAAGAGGCACtgctggaggaagaggaggaagaggagatggagttGGAGCAGGCTCCACCCACCAAGCCTATCCCCGCCCCTGTGGAGCCTCCCGTCAAGAGGAAACGGGGTAGACCCCCCAAGAATGCGCCCAAACCTGCCTCACCTGCCAAAGCTAGCAAGGCTGCCCCTAAGGGCAAGGCTGCTGCAG CAGCAGCCATCATCCAGGTGGAGGATGAGAATACAGGTGTCATAGAGAACATCATAGTGAAGAATGAGCCAGAGGCTGAGCAGGCTGCcatagaggtggtggtggagcagTCTGAGGAGGCGGAGGCAGAGGCAGGGGTGGAGACAGTGGAGCTGCCTGTAGCAGAGGCTGCCCCCAATGGAGATCTCACCCCTGAGATGATCCTCAGCATGATGGACCGGTGA